In Salvelinus alpinus chromosome 22, SLU_Salpinus.1, whole genome shotgun sequence, one genomic interval encodes:
- the or55e1 gene encoding olfactory receptor 51E2, producing MKTLKFYLVFFFSFQFIGNTQCVTIEESQRINFSHNEFIFVGFPEIYEYRRVLFLPFFMTYILVLAGNSLLIYVIRIMESLHSPMYILICGLAAVDIMVATVIIPNMLLSFLFDWNDISLAGCLTQMFFTHFLSSVESTILLAMALDRYVAICFPLHYTLILNSAMFVRLSLFTVIRSGSVMFVLVALAGSLSFCGSNVINHCYCDHMALVSLACGNTDKNTAMGLAVIVCFVGIDICVIIFSYMKILNVVLRAAAGEDRWKAFHTCGTHLIVIMCFYLIGTVTFLSRNLNIQIPTDINTFLGVMYIVLPASVNPIIYGVRTKEIRNRILQMFNTRVNKVLTVQVATVEM from the coding sequence ATGAAAACTTTGAAATTTTACCttgtgtttttcttttcttttcaatTCATTGGCAATACTCAGTGTGTAACGATCGAAGAATCCCAGCGAATCAATTTTTCACACAACGAGTTCATCTTTGTGGGATTCCCAGAGATCTACGAGTACAGACGAGTACTTTTCTTACCGTTTTTCATGACTTACATTTTAGTCTTGGCGGGAAATTCTTTGTTGATCTACGTGATTAGAATTATGGAGAGTCTCCACAGCCCCATGTATATATTAATATGTGGCTTGGCGGCGGTGGACATAATGGTGGCTACAGTCATTATCCCTAACATGCTGCTCAGCTTCCTGTTTGACTGGAACGACATCTCATTGGCCGGCTGTTTGACTCAGATGTTTTTCACTCActtcctctcgtcagtagagtcGACTATTCTCCTGGCCATGGCTCTGGACCGTTACGTGGCTATCTGCTTCCCTCTACACTACACTCTCATCCTCAACTCGGCCATGTTTGTCAGACTGTCGCTGTTCACTGTTATAAGGAGTGGTTCCGTCATGTTTGTACTAGTCGCACTCGCCGGTTCTCTGTCTTTCTGTGGCTCCAATGTCATCAACCACTGCTActgtgaccacatggccctggtTAGCCTAGCATGTGGTAACACGGACAAGAATACTGCTATGGGATTGGCTGTGATTGTCTGTTTTGTGGGAATTGATATTTGTGTCATTATTTTCTCCTACATGAAGATTCTGAATGTAGTGTTACGTGCAGCAGCAGGGGAGGATAGATGGAAAGCGTTCCACACTTGTGGCACCCACCTTATTGTAATAATGTGTTTTTATCTGATTGGCACCGTTACTTTTCTGTCACGCAATCTGAATATTCAAATTCCAACTGACATCAATACTTTTCTAGGGGTGATGTATATTGTTTTACCAGCAAGTGTCAATCCAATCATCTATGGAGTGCGGACAAAGGAAATACGAAACCGTATTTTGCAAATGTTCAACACAAGAGTAAACAAAGTATTGACTGTTCAGGTTGCTACTGTAGAAATGTGA